From Nicotiana tabacum cultivar K326 chromosome 20, ASM71507v2, whole genome shotgun sequence, one genomic window encodes:
- the LOC107828973 gene encoding uncharacterized protein LOC107828973, whose amino-acid sequence MVPSTEYLHTVNDGGRHYIVCLLERKCVCGRFQVDELPCPHAWAVLKSKFLMPEEYCSNYYKPNSVVMTYDVPVYPLPDRNDWNIPAHVAEEVVLPPKWKRPPGRPKKKRDKPLSELLQPKNQHSCSICGQGGHNMRTCKNAPRSI is encoded by the coding sequence ATGGTACCATCAACTGAATACTTACATACGGTTAACGATGGAGGGAGGCATTACATCGTCTGCCTGTTAGAGAGAAAATGTGTTTGTGGGAGGTTCCAAGTTGATGAATTACCATGCCCACATGCTTGGGCTGTATTGAAGAGCAAGTTTCTAATGCCAGAAGAATATTGCTCTAACTATTACAAACCAAATTCTGTTGTAATGACATACGATGTGCCTGTGTACCCGCTACCGGACAGAAATGACTGGAATATACCAGCACATGTTGCAGAGGAGGTTGTATTACCACCCAAATGGAAAAGACCTCCTGGAAGGCCAAAAAAGAAGCGTGATAAACCTTTAAGTGAATTGTTGCAGCCGAAaaatcaacattcatgtagcataTGTGGGCAGGGAGGACACAACATGCGAACGTGTAAAAATGCTCCACGTAGCATTTAG
- the LOC107828974 gene encoding uncharacterized protein LOC107828974, whose amino-acid sequence MAKAYTQAEFDSLMEIVEKVDIRVKEYLELTGYEKWARLYAHVNRGWTMTTNIVESINAALVSARELPIYDFHEEVRKMFGRWNCNNHKEATQTYTTLGKKYQEMLTLNEAMSTCMTVMSLYYIA is encoded by the coding sequence ATGGCAAAAGCATACACACAAGCTGAATTTGACAGTCTGATGGAGATAGTGGAGAAGGTAGATATTAGGGTGAAAGAATACTTGGAGTTAACTGGATACGAAAAGTGGGCTAGGTTGTATGCACATGTTAACAGGGGATGGACAATGACGACAAATATTGTTGAGTCAATCAATGCCGCACTAGTGTCAGCAAGGGAATTGCCAATATACGACTTCCACGAAGAAGTTAGGAAGATGTTTGGACGTTGGAATTGTAATAACCACAAAGAAGCTACACAGACATACACAACGCTTGGAAAAAAATACCAAGAAATGCTGACTTTGAATGAGGCAATGTCTACATGCATGACTGTAATGTCATTATATTATATAGCTTAA
- the LOC142174885 gene encoding uncharacterized protein LOC142174885, with the protein MGYRVYIELKKENREFGMYPLCITTIEKEHVSCGTLSEGDILQIDKSLQRYDSDTDDTLALDLINSREAIGVFELNKDLIISKTNQREVIVGQVYKDKATLKEVMENYAISQRYALLCISEDCEWRFKASSINKSELFKVREFIDNHTCPLKDKVYEHRQASSSLIGSMIRPKLTNHKRKYTPKDIIDNVKSDLGVDVSYMLAWRAKEKAMNFLRGEPADSYKKLPGYLYTMDMTYPGSHIRMVKSPKNEFMYVYISLYAFIKGFDHCRPIVVVDGSHRKSYYTGTFVSASTLDGAGHILPLAYGVIDSENVAAWTWFFEQFKIAYGDRENMYIVSNRN; encoded by the exons ATGGGTTACAGGGTGTATATAGAGTtgaaaaaagagaacagagaattcGGGATGTATCCTTTGTGCATAACAACGATTGAAAAAGAACATGTATCCTGTGGTACTTTAAGTGAAGGAGATATTTTGCAAATAGACAAATCTCTCCAAAGGTATGATTCTGATACAGATGATACGCTTGCTCTAGATCTTATCAATTCAAGAGAAGCAATTGGGGTGTTTGAACTGAACAAGGATTTGATAATTTCAAAAACTAATCAAAGGGAGGTTATTGTTGGACAAGTATATAAGGATAAGGCTACATTGAAAGAAGTGATGGAGAATTATGCTATATCTCAAAG ATATGCATTATTATGTATTTCAGAAGATTGTGAATGGAGGTTTAAGGCTTCAAGCATTAACAAATCAGAGCTTTTCAAAGTGAGAGAGTTCATTGATAACCATACATGTCCGCTGAAGGACAAGGTGTATGAGCATCGACAGGCAAGTAGCAGCCTTATAGGTAGTATGATTAGGCCTAAGCTTACTAATCATAAGAGGAAATACACTCCAAAGGATATTATTGATAATGTGAAATCAGATTTAGGTGTAGATGTTAGCTACATGTTGGCGTGGAGGGctaaagaaaaggcaatgaattTTTTGAGAGGTGAACCGGCTGATTCATACAAAAAATTACCAGGATACTTATATACAATGGATATGACATATCCAGGTTCCCACATCAGAATggtaaaatcgcccaaaaatgaaTTCATGTACGTGTATATATCTTTGTATGCCTTTATAAAGGGGTTTGATCATTGTAGACCTATTGTTGTTGTGGATGGAAGTCACCGAAAATCTTACTACACCGGGACATTCGTTTCGGCAAGCACGTTGGATGGTGCAG GTCATATATTACCACTAGCATATGGTGTTATTGATTCAGAGAACGTTGCTGCTTGGACGTGgttttttgagcaattcaagatagCATACGGTGACAGGGAAAACATGTACATCGTTTCAAATAGAAATTAG
- the LOC107828976 gene encoding LEAF RUST 10 DISEASE-RESISTANCE LOCUS RECEPTOR-LIKE PROTEIN KINASE-like 1.1 isoform X3, with the protein MAAILFCAMVLVFHLLIFNLVKGESKSCPKEFNCGKLGNMSYPFSEIKKPHCGLCKIDCNNTLENPKVEIEGELYNAYKKWFLVNSIDLLDPILDVYLTNRSCKSFERNLSFPNSPSVSFGVFNNITLFKCMNRSMEIDGFFRSYENYSKCDGFSLYYHKPRTNRRRSIPTGVLPANCAVIRLPLTFLSPSEPIPNDLFDLLSSKFKLDWEVSRDCYDCIYREGQCQSNSKNLFFCSKAAKRNLGLVLGTVLCGFLIIAISIVILIICCCKKGNRSFANILPRSIPSDPSTRSYELDSGFFGVPIFTYAELQQATMNFDSTRELGDGGYGTVYYGKLQDGREVAVKRLYDHNARRKEQFITEIEILTRLRHRNLVSLYGCTSRLSDQLLLVYEYVPNGTIADHLHGHKAKDCSLTWPIRMKIAIEAASALAYLHASGIIHRDVKSNNILLDQNFSVKVGDFGLSRLHPNDISHISTAPQGTPGYVDPKYHECYQLTDKSDVYSFGVVLVELISSMPAVDFSRRNEEINLSNYAINRILRCAFDDLIDQSLGFHSDKEVTRMTTLVAELSFRCLQLDKDMRPSMVEVLETLQEIQQGKSSHQP; encoded by the exons ATGGCTGCAATATTATTTTGTGCTATGGTTTTGGTGTTTCATTTGCTTATCTTCAACTTGGTTAAAGGTGAGAGTAAATCTTGTCCAAAAGAGTTCAATTGTGGAAAGCTTGGAAATATGAGTTATCCATTTTCAGAAATCAAGAAACCTCATTGTGGATTATGCAAGATTGATTGTAATAACACTCTTGAAAATCCAAAAGTTGAGATTGAGGGAGAGTTATACAATGCATACAAGAAGTGGTTTTTGGTTAACAGTATCGATCTTTTGGACCCTATTCTTGATGTTTATTTAACTAACAGAAGTTGTAAATCCTTTGAAAGGAATCTATCTTTTCCAAATTCTCCTTCTGTTTCATTTGGAGTGTTCAACAATATCACTTTGTTCAAATGTATGAATAGAAGTATGGAGATAGATGGTTTTTTTCGGAGTTATGAGAACTACTCGAAATGTGATGGCTTTAGCTTATACTATCATAAACCAAGAACAAATCGAAGGCGTAGTATTCCAACTGGTGTTCTTCCTGCAAATTGTGCAGTTATTCGATTGCCTTTGACGTTTCTTTCGCCTTCAGAACCAATTCctaatgatttgtttgatctATTAAGTTCAAAGTTCAAGTTAGATTGGGAAGTGTCAAGAGATTGTTATGATTGTATCTATAGAGAAGGGCAATGCCAAAGTAACAGCAAAAACCTCTTCTTTTGCTCCAAAG CAGCAAAAAGAAATTTGGGACTGGTTTTAGGCACAG TGCTTTGTGGTTTCTTGATCATAGCAATCAGCATTGTGATACTTATAATCTGCTGTTGCAAGAAGGGTAATAGAAGTTTTGCGAATATTCTTCCGAGAAGCATCCCTTCAGACCCCTCAACACGAAGCTACGAGTTAGACAGCGGGTTCTTTGGCGTTCCCATCTTCACTTATGCTGAACTTCAACAAGCTACCATGAATTTTGATTCCACCAGAGAACTTGGAGATGGAGGATATGGAACAGTATACTATG GGAAACTTCAGGATGGAAGAGAAGTTGCAGTGAAACGCCTCTACGACCACAATGCTAGGAGAAAGGAGCAGTTTATCactgagattgaaattctaacaAGGCTAAGGCACAGAAATCTTGTTTCTCTTTATGGTTGCACGTCTAGACTCAGCGATCAACTTCTACTTGTTTATGAGTATGTCCCTAATGGAACGATCGCTGATCACTTGCATGGTCATAAGGCGAAGGATTGCTCGCTCACATGGCCTATTCGCATGAAAATTGCTATTGAAGCTGCCAGTGCTCTGGCTTATCTGCATGCTTCTGGTATAATCCACCGCGATGTGAAAAGTAACAACATACTACTTGATCAGAACTTCAGTGTCAAAGTCGGAGATTTTGGGCTTTCAAGACTTCATCCAAATGACATTTCTCACATATCAACTGCACCACAAGGTACCCCTGGATACGTCGATCCAAAGTACCACGAATGTTACCAGCTGACCGATAAAAGTGATGTTTATAGCTTCGGAGTAGTCCTCGTTGAGCTGATATCATCCATGCCTGCAGTAGATTTCAGTAGACGTAACGAAGAGATCAACTTGTCTAACTATGCTATAAACAGGATTTTAAGGTGTGCATTCGACGACTTGATAGACCAATCTCTTGGTTTTCATTCGGATAAAGAAGTTACGAGGATGACTACCTTAGTGGCCGAGCTATCTTTTCGATGCTTACAACTCGACAAGGACATGAGACCTAGTATGGTTGAAGTACTAGAAACATTGCAAGAGATTCAACAAG GGAAATCCAGTCATCAGCCATAA
- the LOC107828976 gene encoding LEAF RUST 10 DISEASE-RESISTANCE LOCUS RECEPTOR-LIKE PROTEIN KINASE-like 1.1 isoform X4 — translation MAAILFCAMVLVFHLLIFNLVKGESKSCPKEFNCGKLGNMSYPFSEIKKPHCGLCKIDCNNTLENPKVEIEGELYNAYKKWFLVNSIDLLDPILDVYLTNRSCKSFERNLSFPNSPSVSFGVFNNITLFKCMNRSMEIDGFFRSYENYSKCDGFSLYYHKPRTNRRRSIPTGVLPANCAVIRLPLTFLSPSEPIPNDLFDLLSSKFKLDWEVSRDCYDCIYREGQCQSNSKNLFFCSKAAKRNLGLVLGTVLCGFLIIAISIVILIICCCKKGNRSFANILPRSIPSDPSTRSYELDSGFFGVPIFTYAELQQATMNFDSTRELGDGGYGTVYYGKLQDGREVAVKRLYDHNARRKEQFITEIEILTRLRHRNLVSLYGCTSRLSDQLLLVYEYVPNGTIADHLHGHKAKDCSLTWPIRMKIAIEAASALAYLHASGIIHRDVKSNNILLDQNFSVKVGDFGLSRLHPNDISHISTAPQGTPGYVDPKYHECYQLTDKSDVYSFGVVLVELISSMPAVDFSRRNEEINLSNYAINRILRCAFDDLIDQSLGFHSDKEVTRMTTLVAELSFRCLQLDKDMRPSMVEVLETLQEIQQGC, via the exons ATGGCTGCAATATTATTTTGTGCTATGGTTTTGGTGTTTCATTTGCTTATCTTCAACTTGGTTAAAGGTGAGAGTAAATCTTGTCCAAAAGAGTTCAATTGTGGAAAGCTTGGAAATATGAGTTATCCATTTTCAGAAATCAAGAAACCTCATTGTGGATTATGCAAGATTGATTGTAATAACACTCTTGAAAATCCAAAAGTTGAGATTGAGGGAGAGTTATACAATGCATACAAGAAGTGGTTTTTGGTTAACAGTATCGATCTTTTGGACCCTATTCTTGATGTTTATTTAACTAACAGAAGTTGTAAATCCTTTGAAAGGAATCTATCTTTTCCAAATTCTCCTTCTGTTTCATTTGGAGTGTTCAACAATATCACTTTGTTCAAATGTATGAATAGAAGTATGGAGATAGATGGTTTTTTTCGGAGTTATGAGAACTACTCGAAATGTGATGGCTTTAGCTTATACTATCATAAACCAAGAACAAATCGAAGGCGTAGTATTCCAACTGGTGTTCTTCCTGCAAATTGTGCAGTTATTCGATTGCCTTTGACGTTTCTTTCGCCTTCAGAACCAATTCctaatgatttgtttgatctATTAAGTTCAAAGTTCAAGTTAGATTGGGAAGTGTCAAGAGATTGTTATGATTGTATCTATAGAGAAGGGCAATGCCAAAGTAACAGCAAAAACCTCTTCTTTTGCTCCAAAG CAGCAAAAAGAAATTTGGGACTGGTTTTAGGCACAG TGCTTTGTGGTTTCTTGATCATAGCAATCAGCATTGTGATACTTATAATCTGCTGTTGCAAGAAGGGTAATAGAAGTTTTGCGAATATTCTTCCGAGAAGCATCCCTTCAGACCCCTCAACACGAAGCTACGAGTTAGACAGCGGGTTCTTTGGCGTTCCCATCTTCACTTATGCTGAACTTCAACAAGCTACCATGAATTTTGATTCCACCAGAGAACTTGGAGATGGAGGATATGGAACAGTATACTATG GGAAACTTCAGGATGGAAGAGAAGTTGCAGTGAAACGCCTCTACGACCACAATGCTAGGAGAAAGGAGCAGTTTATCactgagattgaaattctaacaAGGCTAAGGCACAGAAATCTTGTTTCTCTTTATGGTTGCACGTCTAGACTCAGCGATCAACTTCTACTTGTTTATGAGTATGTCCCTAATGGAACGATCGCTGATCACTTGCATGGTCATAAGGCGAAGGATTGCTCGCTCACATGGCCTATTCGCATGAAAATTGCTATTGAAGCTGCCAGTGCTCTGGCTTATCTGCATGCTTCTGGTATAATCCACCGCGATGTGAAAAGTAACAACATACTACTTGATCAGAACTTCAGTGTCAAAGTCGGAGATTTTGGGCTTTCAAGACTTCATCCAAATGACATTTCTCACATATCAACTGCACCACAAGGTACCCCTGGATACGTCGATCCAAAGTACCACGAATGTTACCAGCTGACCGATAAAAGTGATGTTTATAGCTTCGGAGTAGTCCTCGTTGAGCTGATATCATCCATGCCTGCAGTAGATTTCAGTAGACGTAACGAAGAGATCAACTTGTCTAACTATGCTATAAACAGGATTTTAAGGTGTGCATTCGACGACTTGATAGACCAATCTCTTGGTTTTCATTCGGATAAAGAAGTTACGAGGATGACTACCTTAGTGGCCGAGCTATCTTTTCGATGCTTACAACTCGACAAGGACATGAGACCTAGTATGGTTGAAGTACTAGAAACATTGCAAGAGATTCAACAAG GTTGTTGA
- the LOC107828976 gene encoding LEAF RUST 10 DISEASE-RESISTANCE LOCUS RECEPTOR-LIKE PROTEIN KINASE-like 1.1 isoform X2, with protein sequence MAAILFCAMVLVFHLLIFNLVKGESKSCPKEFNCGKLGNMSYPFSEIKKPHCGLCKIDCNNTLENPKVEIEGELYNAYKKWFLVNSIDLLDPILDVYLTNRSCKSFERNLSFPNSPSVSFGVFNNITLFKCMNRSMEIDGFFRSYENYSKCDGFSLYYHKPRTNRRRSIPTGVLPANCAVIRLPLTFLSPSEPIPNDLFDLLSSKFKLDWEVSRDCYDCIYREGQCQSNSKNLFFCSKAKRNLGLVLGTVLCGFLIIAISIVILIICCCKKGNRSFANILPRSIPSDPSTRSYELDSGFFGVPIFTYAELQQATMNFDSTRELGDGGYGTVYYGKLQDGREVAVKRLYDHNARRKEQFITEIEILTRLRHRNLVSLYGCTSRLSDQLLLVYEYVPNGTIADHLHGHKAKDCSLTWPIRMKIAIEAASALAYLHASGIIHRDVKSNNILLDQNFSVKVGDFGLSRLHPNDISHISTAPQGTPGYVDPKYHECYQLTDKSDVYSFGVVLVELISSMPAVDFSRRNEEINLSNYAINRILRCAFDDLIDQSLGFHSDKEVTRMTTLVAELSFRCLQLDKDMRPSMVEVLETLQEIQQGEFKHDKKMEGNVNSKESVEIPLSPESEDHVLLKKNKFLTSPNSVTQMWTSDSSTSTTTSR encoded by the exons ATGGCTGCAATATTATTTTGTGCTATGGTTTTGGTGTTTCATTTGCTTATCTTCAACTTGGTTAAAGGTGAGAGTAAATCTTGTCCAAAAGAGTTCAATTGTGGAAAGCTTGGAAATATGAGTTATCCATTTTCAGAAATCAAGAAACCTCATTGTGGATTATGCAAGATTGATTGTAATAACACTCTTGAAAATCCAAAAGTTGAGATTGAGGGAGAGTTATACAATGCATACAAGAAGTGGTTTTTGGTTAACAGTATCGATCTTTTGGACCCTATTCTTGATGTTTATTTAACTAACAGAAGTTGTAAATCCTTTGAAAGGAATCTATCTTTTCCAAATTCTCCTTCTGTTTCATTTGGAGTGTTCAACAATATCACTTTGTTCAAATGTATGAATAGAAGTATGGAGATAGATGGTTTTTTTCGGAGTTATGAGAACTACTCGAAATGTGATGGCTTTAGCTTATACTATCATAAACCAAGAACAAATCGAAGGCGTAGTATTCCAACTGGTGTTCTTCCTGCAAATTGTGCAGTTATTCGATTGCCTTTGACGTTTCTTTCGCCTTCAGAACCAATTCctaatgatttgtttgatctATTAAGTTCAAAGTTCAAGTTAGATTGGGAAGTGTCAAGAGATTGTTATGATTGTATCTATAGAGAAGGGCAATGCCAAAGTAACAGCAAAAACCTCTTCTTTTGCTCCAAAG CAAAAAGAAATTTGGGACTGGTTTTAGGCACAG TGCTTTGTGGTTTCTTGATCATAGCAATCAGCATTGTGATACTTATAATCTGCTGTTGCAAGAAGGGTAATAGAAGTTTTGCGAATATTCTTCCGAGAAGCATCCCTTCAGACCCCTCAACACGAAGCTACGAGTTAGACAGCGGGTTCTTTGGCGTTCCCATCTTCACTTATGCTGAACTTCAACAAGCTACCATGAATTTTGATTCCACCAGAGAACTTGGAGATGGAGGATATGGAACAGTATACTATG GGAAACTTCAGGATGGAAGAGAAGTTGCAGTGAAACGCCTCTACGACCACAATGCTAGGAGAAAGGAGCAGTTTATCactgagattgaaattctaacaAGGCTAAGGCACAGAAATCTTGTTTCTCTTTATGGTTGCACGTCTAGACTCAGCGATCAACTTCTACTTGTTTATGAGTATGTCCCTAATGGAACGATCGCTGATCACTTGCATGGTCATAAGGCGAAGGATTGCTCGCTCACATGGCCTATTCGCATGAAAATTGCTATTGAAGCTGCCAGTGCTCTGGCTTATCTGCATGCTTCTGGTATAATCCACCGCGATGTGAAAAGTAACAACATACTACTTGATCAGAACTTCAGTGTCAAAGTCGGAGATTTTGGGCTTTCAAGACTTCATCCAAATGACATTTCTCACATATCAACTGCACCACAAGGTACCCCTGGATACGTCGATCCAAAGTACCACGAATGTTACCAGCTGACCGATAAAAGTGATGTTTATAGCTTCGGAGTAGTCCTCGTTGAGCTGATATCATCCATGCCTGCAGTAGATTTCAGTAGACGTAACGAAGAGATCAACTTGTCTAACTATGCTATAAACAGGATTTTAAGGTGTGCATTCGACGACTTGATAGACCAATCTCTTGGTTTTCATTCGGATAAAGAAGTTACGAGGATGACTACCTTAGTGGCCGAGCTATCTTTTCGATGCTTACAACTCGACAAGGACATGAGACCTAGTATGGTTGAAGTACTAGAAACATTGCAAGAGATTCAACAAGGTGAGTTCAAACATGACAAGAAAATGGAGGGTAATGTTAACAGTAAAGAGAGTGTAGAAATCCCTCTTTCACCTGAATCAGAAGACCATGTATTATTGAAGAAAAACAAGTTTTTAACTTCACCAAATTCTGTAACTCAAATGTGGACTAGTGACTCTAGTACAAGTACAACCACTAGTAGATGA
- the LOC107828976 gene encoding LEAF RUST 10 DISEASE-RESISTANCE LOCUS RECEPTOR-LIKE PROTEIN KINASE-like 1.1 isoform X1 — MAAILFCAMVLVFHLLIFNLVKGESKSCPKEFNCGKLGNMSYPFSEIKKPHCGLCKIDCNNTLENPKVEIEGELYNAYKKWFLVNSIDLLDPILDVYLTNRSCKSFERNLSFPNSPSVSFGVFNNITLFKCMNRSMEIDGFFRSYENYSKCDGFSLYYHKPRTNRRRSIPTGVLPANCAVIRLPLTFLSPSEPIPNDLFDLLSSKFKLDWEVSRDCYDCIYREGQCQSNSKNLFFCSKAAKRNLGLVLGTVLCGFLIIAISIVILIICCCKKGNRSFANILPRSIPSDPSTRSYELDSGFFGVPIFTYAELQQATMNFDSTRELGDGGYGTVYYGKLQDGREVAVKRLYDHNARRKEQFITEIEILTRLRHRNLVSLYGCTSRLSDQLLLVYEYVPNGTIADHLHGHKAKDCSLTWPIRMKIAIEAASALAYLHASGIIHRDVKSNNILLDQNFSVKVGDFGLSRLHPNDISHISTAPQGTPGYVDPKYHECYQLTDKSDVYSFGVVLVELISSMPAVDFSRRNEEINLSNYAINRILRCAFDDLIDQSLGFHSDKEVTRMTTLVAELSFRCLQLDKDMRPSMVEVLETLQEIQQGEFKHDKKMEGNVNSKESVEIPLSPESEDHVLLKKNKFLTSPNSVTQMWTSDSSTSTTTSR, encoded by the exons ATGGCTGCAATATTATTTTGTGCTATGGTTTTGGTGTTTCATTTGCTTATCTTCAACTTGGTTAAAGGTGAGAGTAAATCTTGTCCAAAAGAGTTCAATTGTGGAAAGCTTGGAAATATGAGTTATCCATTTTCAGAAATCAAGAAACCTCATTGTGGATTATGCAAGATTGATTGTAATAACACTCTTGAAAATCCAAAAGTTGAGATTGAGGGAGAGTTATACAATGCATACAAGAAGTGGTTTTTGGTTAACAGTATCGATCTTTTGGACCCTATTCTTGATGTTTATTTAACTAACAGAAGTTGTAAATCCTTTGAAAGGAATCTATCTTTTCCAAATTCTCCTTCTGTTTCATTTGGAGTGTTCAACAATATCACTTTGTTCAAATGTATGAATAGAAGTATGGAGATAGATGGTTTTTTTCGGAGTTATGAGAACTACTCGAAATGTGATGGCTTTAGCTTATACTATCATAAACCAAGAACAAATCGAAGGCGTAGTATTCCAACTGGTGTTCTTCCTGCAAATTGTGCAGTTATTCGATTGCCTTTGACGTTTCTTTCGCCTTCAGAACCAATTCctaatgatttgtttgatctATTAAGTTCAAAGTTCAAGTTAGATTGGGAAGTGTCAAGAGATTGTTATGATTGTATCTATAGAGAAGGGCAATGCCAAAGTAACAGCAAAAACCTCTTCTTTTGCTCCAAAG CAGCAAAAAGAAATTTGGGACTGGTTTTAGGCACAG TGCTTTGTGGTTTCTTGATCATAGCAATCAGCATTGTGATACTTATAATCTGCTGTTGCAAGAAGGGTAATAGAAGTTTTGCGAATATTCTTCCGAGAAGCATCCCTTCAGACCCCTCAACACGAAGCTACGAGTTAGACAGCGGGTTCTTTGGCGTTCCCATCTTCACTTATGCTGAACTTCAACAAGCTACCATGAATTTTGATTCCACCAGAGAACTTGGAGATGGAGGATATGGAACAGTATACTATG GGAAACTTCAGGATGGAAGAGAAGTTGCAGTGAAACGCCTCTACGACCACAATGCTAGGAGAAAGGAGCAGTTTATCactgagattgaaattctaacaAGGCTAAGGCACAGAAATCTTGTTTCTCTTTATGGTTGCACGTCTAGACTCAGCGATCAACTTCTACTTGTTTATGAGTATGTCCCTAATGGAACGATCGCTGATCACTTGCATGGTCATAAGGCGAAGGATTGCTCGCTCACATGGCCTATTCGCATGAAAATTGCTATTGAAGCTGCCAGTGCTCTGGCTTATCTGCATGCTTCTGGTATAATCCACCGCGATGTGAAAAGTAACAACATACTACTTGATCAGAACTTCAGTGTCAAAGTCGGAGATTTTGGGCTTTCAAGACTTCATCCAAATGACATTTCTCACATATCAACTGCACCACAAGGTACCCCTGGATACGTCGATCCAAAGTACCACGAATGTTACCAGCTGACCGATAAAAGTGATGTTTATAGCTTCGGAGTAGTCCTCGTTGAGCTGATATCATCCATGCCTGCAGTAGATTTCAGTAGACGTAACGAAGAGATCAACTTGTCTAACTATGCTATAAACAGGATTTTAAGGTGTGCATTCGACGACTTGATAGACCAATCTCTTGGTTTTCATTCGGATAAAGAAGTTACGAGGATGACTACCTTAGTGGCCGAGCTATCTTTTCGATGCTTACAACTCGACAAGGACATGAGACCTAGTATGGTTGAAGTACTAGAAACATTGCAAGAGATTCAACAAGGTGAGTTCAAACATGACAAGAAAATGGAGGGTAATGTTAACAGTAAAGAGAGTGTAGAAATCCCTCTTTCACCTGAATCAGAAGACCATGTATTATTGAAGAAAAACAAGTTTTTAACTTCACCAAATTCTGTAACTCAAATGTGGACTAGTGACTCTAGTACAAGTACAACCACTAGTAGATGA